A genomic window from Pelagicoccus albus includes:
- a CDS encoding AraC family transcriptional regulator: MISKTEGFPSEKLIRTPLESLNRLKQLPLCKSLYVTDIGYFPEARNHFVRREDGCPNHILIYCIGGRGFLTIEGKTSSIDSEQAILIPAGISHEYGSLPGESWRIYWIHFNGTEAAELCGQLREESCHTLFLPRPAPITAAFDDTLRWAQRSHTPASLIAFSGSCSNLLGLVAEGRRPSAKRARLVEDRVRSTIGRMQETLRNPLDLEELASEAALSVPHYCTVFRKQTGSSPMQVYTHFRIQLACDLLHKTQLTVREVAEEAGYQDAYYFSRTFKRVMGMAPRDYRLTLENAQSPG; encoded by the coding sequence ATGATTTCCAAAACAGAGGGTTTCCCCAGTGAAAAGTTGATTCGCACCCCGCTAGAGTCTCTAAACCGACTCAAACAGCTCCCCTTATGCAAATCCCTCTACGTAACGGATATCGGCTATTTTCCTGAGGCAAGAAACCACTTCGTGCGGCGTGAAGACGGCTGTCCAAACCACATTTTGATTTACTGCATCGGCGGCCGAGGATTTTTGACGATCGAAGGAAAAACGAGTTCGATCGATAGCGAGCAAGCGATTCTCATCCCTGCTGGAATTTCTCACGAATACGGATCCTTGCCGGGAGAGAGTTGGAGAATCTACTGGATCCATTTCAACGGAACGGAAGCAGCGGAGCTGTGCGGACAACTCCGGGAAGAATCGTGTCACACACTTTTTCTACCTCGCCCAGCGCCCATCACCGCCGCCTTCGACGATACCCTTCGCTGGGCCCAACGAAGTCACACTCCCGCTTCCCTCATAGCATTTAGCGGCAGCTGCTCAAACCTGCTTGGACTGGTGGCCGAGGGCCGTCGCCCCAGCGCGAAACGCGCCCGCCTCGTGGAGGACCGCGTTCGCTCAACAATCGGGCGGATGCAAGAAACGCTACGCAATCCGCTGGACCTAGAGGAGCTAGCCTCAGAGGCGGCCCTCTCCGTACCGCATTATTGCACTGTCTTTCGCAAGCAAACCGGCAGCTCCCCCATGCAGGTGTATACGCATTTTCGGATACAGCTAGCCTGCGACCTTTTGCACAAGACGCAACTCACCGTAAGAGAGGTGGCGGAAGAAGCAGGCTATCAAGACGCCTACTACTTTTCGCGCACCTTCAAACGCGTAATGGGAATGGCTCCGAGAGACTACCGTTTGACCTTAGAAAACGCCCAATCACCGGGGTGA